In a single window of the Phocoena sinus isolate mPhoSin1 chromosome 7, mPhoSin1.pri, whole genome shotgun sequence genome:
- the PDCD1 gene encoding programmed cell death protein 1 isoform X2 → MGTPRALWPLVWAVLQLGWQPGWLLDAPSRPWSPLTFSPARLTVPEGANATFTCSFSSKPEHFVLNWYRMSPSNQTDKLAAFPEDRSQPGRDRRFHVTPLPGGRHFHMSVMAAQRNDSGVYFCGAIYLPPKTQINESRPAELTVTEGVLELPTERPSPPPRPEGQLQGLVASVTSVLLGTLLLLLLTWVLAAVFLWATREGCARRSEDQPPEGSSTGPACTVDYGELDFQWREKTPEPPAPCVPEQTEYATIVFPGRPGSPSRRASADSPQGPRPLRTEDGHCSWPL, encoded by the exons ATGGGGACCCCGCGGGCACTGTGGCCACTCGTCTGGGCCGTGCTGCAGCTGGGCTGGCAGCCAGGATGGCTCCTAG ATGCCCCCAGCAGGCCCTGGAGCCCCCTCACCTTCTCCCCGGCCCGGCTCACTGTGCCCGAGGGAGCGAACGCCACCTTCACCTGCAGCTTCTCCAGCAAGCCCGAGCACTTCGTCCTCAACTGGTACCGCATGAGCCCCAGCAACCAGACGGACAAGCTGGCCGCCTTCCCCGAGGACCGCAGCCAGCCTGGCCGGGACCGGCGCTTCCACGTCACGCCGCTGCCCGGCGGGCGACACTTCCACATGAGCGTCATGGCCGCCCAGCGCAATGACAGCGGCGTCTACTTCTGCGGGGCCATCTACCTGCCCCCCAAGACGCAGATCAACGAGAGCCGGCCTGCGGAGCTCACGGTGACAG AGGGAGTCCTGGAGCTGCCCACAGAgcgccccagccccccacccaggcCCGAAGGCCAGTTACAGGGCCTGGTCGCCAGCGTCACAAGCGTCCTGCTGGGaactctgctgctgctgctgctgacctGGGTCCTGGCAGCCGTCTTCCTCTGGGCCACTCGGG AGGGCTGCGCGCGCAGGAGCGAAGACCAGCCTCCG GAGGGCTCCTCCACCGGGCCTGCGTGCACCGTGGACTACGGGGAGCTGGACTTCCAGTGGCGAGAGAAGACCCCGGAGCCCCCGGCCCCCTGTGTCCCGGAGCAGACCGAGTACGCCACCATCGTCTTCCCGGGCAGGCCGGGCTCCCCAAGCCGCAGGGCTTCCGCAGACAGCCCGCAGGGGCCCCGGCCTCTGAGGACTGAGGACGGGCACTGCTCCTGGCCCCTCTGA
- the NEU4 gene encoding LOW QUALITY PROTEIN: sialidase-4 (The sequence of the model RefSeq protein was modified relative to this genomic sequence to represent the inferred CDS: inserted 2 bases in 2 codons; deleted 1 base in 1 codon), whose amino-acid sequence PGYWPPSSPSPRVVVLPSGDQQPLLPADWATFAVSSSHGIRLCSGRLLVPAYTYRVDRRECFGEICETGPHSFXRTWHHGGLMPNLRSGEGQLAVVDRGQAGGILYCSAWSPLGRHVQVLSVDEGASFLPGELVLALAGAAGGCQGSIVGFPAPPSSRPENEGCSMGTRNTLHPPHLCPGPQEPPEEEGAGDTRGGGGLGGMEGCGDGSGEPGPGPGLEGNRGTWTPELPVPXSALSQSPTWLLYSHPVGRRAQLHMGICLSRSPLDPHSCPEPWAIHEGPSGYSDLASIRPTPERALTFACLYASGTGVSYEEIFFCMFSLQEVLGNVGAGTGHPSLGDEPLGRCWPS is encoded by the exons CCCGGGTACTGGCCCCCGTCCTCCCCGTCCCCCAGGGTGGTGGTGCTGCCATCGGGGGAccagcagcccctcctccctgcagaCTGGGCCACGTTTGCCGTCAGCTCCAGCCATGGCATCCGGCTGTGCTCGGGCCGCCTGCTGGTGCCGGCCTACACGTACCGCGTGGACCGGCGAGAGTGCTTTGGTGAGATCTGCGAGACCGGCCCCCACTCCT GCCGCACCTGGCACCACGGGGGCCTCATGCCCAACCTGCGCTCGGGCGAGGGCCAGTTGGCGGTGGTGGACAGGGGGCAGGCCGGTGGCATCCTCTACTGTAGTGCCTGGAGCCCTCTGGGCAGACACGTGCAGGTGCTCAGTGTAGATGAGGGCGCCTCCTTCCTGCCTGGGGAGCTGGTGCTCGCCCTGGCCGGGGCCGCCGGGGGCTGCCAGGGCAGCATTGTGGGCTTTCCGGCCCCGCCCTCCAGCAGGCCGGAGAATGAGGGGTGCTCCATGGGTACCAGGaacaccctccaccctccacacctctgccctgggccccaggaACCCCCAGAGGAA GAGGGCGCTGGAGATACCcgagggggcggggggctgggtgggatggagggatgTGGGGATGGCTCCGGTGAGCCCGGCCCAGGGCCTGGGCTTGAGGGGAACAGGGGGACCTGGACCCCCGAGCTCCCGGTCC CCTCGGCCTTGTCTCAGAGCCCCACGTGGCTGCTGTATTCCCACCCGGTGGGGCGCAGGGCACAGCTGCACATGGGCATCTGCCTGAGCCGGTCGCCCCTGGACCCCCACAGCTGCCCGGAGCCCTGGGCGATCCACGAGGGCCCCAGTGGCTACTCTGACCTGGCGTCCATCAGGCCCACCCCCGAGAGAGCCCTGACCTTCGCCTGTCTGTATGCGAGTGGGACCGGGGTCTCCTATGAGGAGATCTTCTTCTGCATGTTCTCCCTGCAGGAGGTCCTGGGGAACGTTGGGGCGGGCACCGGGCATCCCAGCCTTGGGGACGAGCCTCTGGGGCGCTGCTGGCCCTCCTGA
- the PDCD1 gene encoding programmed cell death protein 1 isoform X1, with protein sequence MGTPRALWPLVWAVLQLGWQPGWLLDAPSRPWSPLTFSPARLTVPEGANATFTCSFSSKPEHFVLNWYRMSPSNQTDKLAAFPEDRSQPGRDRRFHVTPLPGGRHFHMSVMAAQRNDSGVYFCGAIYLPPKTQINESRPAELTVTEGVLELPTERPSPPPRPEGQLQGLVASVTSVLLGTLLLLLLTWVLAAVFLWATREGCARRSEDQPPKEGSSTGPACTVDYGELDFQWREKTPEPPAPCVPEQTEYATIVFPGRPGSPSRRASADSPQGPRPLRTEDGHCSWPL encoded by the exons ATGGGGACCCCGCGGGCACTGTGGCCACTCGTCTGGGCCGTGCTGCAGCTGGGCTGGCAGCCAGGATGGCTCCTAG ATGCCCCCAGCAGGCCCTGGAGCCCCCTCACCTTCTCCCCGGCCCGGCTCACTGTGCCCGAGGGAGCGAACGCCACCTTCACCTGCAGCTTCTCCAGCAAGCCCGAGCACTTCGTCCTCAACTGGTACCGCATGAGCCCCAGCAACCAGACGGACAAGCTGGCCGCCTTCCCCGAGGACCGCAGCCAGCCTGGCCGGGACCGGCGCTTCCACGTCACGCCGCTGCCCGGCGGGCGACACTTCCACATGAGCGTCATGGCCGCCCAGCGCAATGACAGCGGCGTCTACTTCTGCGGGGCCATCTACCTGCCCCCCAAGACGCAGATCAACGAGAGCCGGCCTGCGGAGCTCACGGTGACAG AGGGAGTCCTGGAGCTGCCCACAGAgcgccccagccccccacccaggcCCGAAGGCCAGTTACAGGGCCTGGTCGCCAGCGTCACAAGCGTCCTGCTGGGaactctgctgctgctgctgctgacctGGGTCCTGGCAGCCGTCTTCCTCTGGGCCACTCGGG AGGGCTGCGCGCGCAGGAGCGAAGACCAGCCTCCG aAGGAGGGCTCCTCCACCGGGCCTGCGTGCACCGTGGACTACGGGGAGCTGGACTTCCAGTGGCGAGAGAAGACCCCGGAGCCCCCGGCCCCCTGTGTCCCGGAGCAGACCGAGTACGCCACCATCGTCTTCCCGGGCAGGCCGGGCTCCCCAAGCCGCAGGGCTTCCGCAGACAGCCCGCAGGGGCCCCGGCCTCTGAGGACTGAGGACGGGCACTGCTCCTGGCCCCTCTGA